Proteins co-encoded in one Actinobacillus succinogenes 130Z genomic window:
- a CDS encoding FNR family transcription factor — translation MTNLANETKAGRRIQSGGCAIHCQDCSISQLCIPFTLNEHELDQLDNIIERKKPIQKSQVLFKAGDELTSLYAIRSGTIKTYTISETGEEQITSFHLPGDLVGFDAITNVRHPSFAQALETAMVCEIPYDILDDLTGKMPKLRQQMMRLMSCEIQSNQEMILLLSKMNAEERLAAFIYNLSKRYSARGFSSREFRLTMTRGDIGNYLGLTVETISRLLGRFQKLGILSVQGKYITINDLNALLAISGSNRTKIKFVS, via the coding sequence ATGACAAATTTAGCTAATGAAACCAAGGCAGGTCGCCGTATCCAATCCGGCGGTTGTGCGATCCACTGCCAAGATTGCAGTATCAGCCAGCTTTGTATTCCTTTTACTCTTAACGAACATGAGCTTGATCAGCTCGACAACATTATCGAGCGCAAAAAACCTATTCAAAAATCACAGGTACTGTTCAAAGCCGGTGATGAACTGACTTCTCTTTATGCCATCCGTTCCGGCACCATCAAAACCTATACCATCAGCGAAACCGGCGAAGAACAAATTACCTCTTTCCACCTGCCTGGCGATTTAGTCGGTTTTGACGCCATCACCAACGTACGTCATCCAAGTTTTGCGCAAGCGTTGGAAACCGCTATGGTCTGCGAAATTCCTTATGATATTTTAGACGACTTAACAGGTAAAATGCCGAAATTACGTCAGCAGATGATGCGCCTGATGAGCTGTGAAATTCAAAGCAACCAGGAAATGATTCTTCTGCTTTCTAAAATGAATGCGGAAGAACGTTTGGCCGCCTTTATCTACAATTTATCCAAACGGTATTCCGCACGCGGTTTTTCTTCCCGTGAATTCCGATTAACCATGACGCGCGGCGATATAGGTAATTATCTCGGCTTGACTGTTGAAACGATTAGCCGCCTGTTAGGTCGTTTTCAAAAGTTGGGCATTCTTTCCGTACAAGGAAAATACATTACTATCAACGACTTAAATGCCTTATTGGCAATTTCGGGTTCAAACCGAACAAAAATAAAATTTGTTTCTTAA
- the uspE gene encoding universal stress protein UspE: protein MKFNNILVVLNPENEKQHGLARAVRLVKEQKSEQLVKITLFLAVYDLSYEMSALLSSEERNEMHQSVITQRQQEIQHYIEKYTDSAIEFNTLVVWNNNEAEAIAEEFEKNQYDLVVKYTKEEESVASIFFTPVDWQLLRKCPAPMLMVRDGDWKHQRRILVAVNVSGDEDYHEEFNHYLVNLSIDLADTLERGNIHLVSAYPPTPINMAIDLPEFHTKEYINGIRGQHLLNMKALRQKYGIDEDHTHVREGFPEEVIPEVAEELGAELVVLGTVGRTGLSAALLGNTAEHVISKLKCNLLAIKPPRNEDE, encoded by the coding sequence ATGAAGTTTAATAATATACTCGTCGTCCTAAACCCTGAAAATGAAAAGCAACACGGCTTGGCTCGTGCGGTTCGTTTAGTGAAAGAGCAAAAAAGCGAGCAATTAGTGAAAATTACGCTATTCCTTGCGGTTTATGATCTTTCTTATGAAATGTCAGCGTTGCTTTCATCAGAGGAACGCAACGAAATGCACCAGAGTGTCATTACCCAACGTCAACAAGAAATTCAGCATTATATCGAAAAATATACCGATTCGGCGATTGAATTCAATACGTTAGTGGTTTGGAATAATAATGAAGCGGAAGCTATTGCGGAAGAGTTCGAAAAAAATCAATACGATTTGGTAGTGAAATATACTAAAGAGGAAGAAAGTGTCGCTTCCATTTTCTTCACCCCGGTGGATTGGCAGTTACTGCGTAAATGCCCGGCACCGATGTTAATGGTGCGCGACGGCGACTGGAAACACCAACGTCGTATTCTTGTGGCGGTAAACGTTTCCGGCGACGAAGACTATCATGAAGAATTTAATCATTATTTAGTCAACCTGAGCATCGATTTGGCCGATACATTGGAGCGCGGAAATATTCATTTAGTCAGCGCCTATCCGCCGACCCCGATCAATATGGCGATCGACTTGCCGGAATTCCACACTAAAGAGTACATCAACGGTATTCGCGGACAACATCTACTGAACATGAAAGCTTTACGCCAAAAATACGGAATTGATGAAGACCATACCCATGTTCGCGAAGGCTTCCCGGAAGAAGTGATTCCCGAAGTCGCCGAAGAACTCGGCGCGGAATTGGTGGTGCTCGGCACGGTCGGACGCACCGGCTTATCCGCCGCCCTGTTAGGCAACACCGCCGAACATGTTATCAGTAAGTTAAAATGTAATTTACTGGCGATTAAACCGCCAAGAAACGAGGATGAATAA
- the ftnA gene encoding non-heme ferritin, producing the protein MLSANVVKLLNAQMNLEFYSSNLYLQMSAWCEQKGYTGTSTFLREHAAEEMQHMRKLFTYLNETGAEVRIEAIEAPAADYRSLRQVIELTFEHEKLITRKINELVTATFEEKDYSAFNHLQWFVGEQHEEEKLFGGILDKFNILGEEGKSLFLIDKDLGNLSAD; encoded by the coding sequence ATGTTATCAGCAAATGTAGTTAAATTGTTAAACGCCCAAATGAATCTCGAGTTCTATTCTTCCAATCTTTATTTGCAAATGAGCGCGTGGTGCGAACAAAAAGGTTATACGGGTACCTCAACATTCTTACGCGAACATGCGGCGGAAGAAATGCAGCATATGCGCAAACTGTTCACTTATCTGAACGAAACCGGCGCAGAAGTTCGCATTGAAGCTATTGAAGCGCCGGCGGCCGACTATCGTTCATTGCGCCAAGTTATCGAATTGACTTTCGAACACGAAAAATTAATTACCCGTAAAATCAACGAATTAGTGACGGCGACTTTTGAAGAAAAAGATTATTCCGCATTCAATCACTTGCAATGGTTCGTCGGTGAACAACACGAAGAAGAAAAATTATTCGGCGGTATTTTAGATAAATTCAACATCCTAGGTGAAGAAGGTAAATCCTTATTCCTGATCGATAAAGATTTAGGCAATTTATCCGCCGATTAA
- the mdh gene encoding malate dehydrogenase — MKVTLLGASGGIGQPLSLLLKLHLPAESDLSLYDVAPVTPGVAKDISHIPTSVEVEGFGGDDPSEALKGADIVLICAGVARKPGMTRADLFNVNAGIIQNLVEKVAQVCPQACVCIITNPVNSIIPIAAEVLKKAGVYDKRKLFGITTLDTIRSEKFIVQAKNIEINRNDISVIGGHSGVTILPLLSQIPHVEFTEQELKDLTHRIQNAGTEVVEAKAGAGSATLSMAYAAMRFVVSMARALNGEVITECAYIEGDGKFARFFAQPVRLGKNGVEEILPLGTLSAFEQQALEAMLPTLQTDIDNGVKFVTGE, encoded by the coding sequence ATGAAAGTAACCTTATTAGGCGCCAGCGGCGGTATCGGTCAACCTCTTTCATTGTTGTTAAAATTACATCTTCCGGCAGAAAGCGATTTAAGCTTATACGATGTTGCGCCGGTCACCCCCGGTGTGGCGAAAGACATCAGCCATATTCCGACTTCGGTTGAAGTGGAAGGTTTCGGCGGCGATGATCCGTCCGAGGCATTAAAAGGGGCGGATATCGTTTTAATCTGTGCGGGTGTGGCGCGTAAGCCGGGTATGACTCGTGCGGATTTGTTTAATGTTAACGCCGGTATTATCCAGAATTTAGTGGAAAAAGTTGCGCAAGTTTGCCCGCAGGCTTGTGTTTGCATTATCACTAATCCGGTGAACTCGATTATTCCGATTGCGGCGGAAGTGCTGAAAAAAGCGGGCGTATACGATAAACGGAAATTATTCGGTATTACTACGCTGGATACCATCCGTTCCGAAAAATTTATCGTGCAAGCGAAAAATATTGAAATCAACCGTAACGATATTTCAGTTATCGGCGGACATTCAGGTGTGACGATTTTACCTTTGTTGTCACAAATTCCGCATGTGGAATTTACCGAGCAGGAATTAAAAGATTTAACTCACCGCATCCAAAATGCCGGCACCGAAGTGGTAGAAGCTAAAGCCGGTGCGGGTTCCGCTACACTTTCCATGGCGTATGCGGCAATGCGTTTTGTGGTTTCCATGGCTCGCGCATTAAACGGCGAAGTGATTACGGAATGCGCCTATATTGAAGGCGACGGTAAATTCGCCCGTTTCTTTGCACAACCGGTTCGTTTGGGTAAAAACGGCGTAGAAGAAATTCTGCCGTTAGGTACATTAAGCGCATTTGAGCAACAAGCGCTTGAAGCGATGTTACCGACCTTGCAAACTGACATTGATAACGGTGTGAAATTTGTTACCGGCGAATAA
- the argR gene encoding transcriptional regulator ArgR, whose translation MTDNKTDNLLQVFKALLAQERFGSQSEIVTALQEMGFSNINQSKVSRMLTKFGAIRTRNTRMEMVYCLPNEMSVPNTSSPLKNLVLDIDHNQLLIVVKTSPGAAQLIARLLDSVGKADGILGTIAGDDTIFITPTTGTSIDELMENVKRLFENSL comes from the coding sequence ATGACCGACAATAAAACAGATAACCTATTACAGGTTTTTAAAGCGTTACTCGCGCAGGAACGCTTCGGTTCGCAAAGCGAAATCGTCACCGCACTGCAGGAAATGGGATTCAGCAATATCAACCAATCCAAAGTTTCCCGCATGCTTACAAAATTCGGCGCCATTCGTACCCGTAATACCCGCATGGAAATGGTCTATTGCCTGCCGAACGAAATGAGTGTGCCCAATACTAGTAGTCCGTTAAAAAATTTAGTGCTGGATATTGATCACAACCAGTTGTTAATCGTAGTGAAAACCAGTCCCGGCGCGGCACAGTTGATTGCCCGCCTGTTGGATTCCGTAGGCAAAGCGGACGGTATTCTCGGCACCATAGCAGGCGACGACACTATTTTCATCACGCCGACCACAGGCACGTCTATTGACGAATTAATGGAAAATGTAAAACGCTTATTTGAGAATTCACTCTAA
- a CDS encoding RnfH family protein, which produces MEQINIEIAYAYPHNHYLKSFTLDAGTTVQSAILQSGILAQYTDIDLRKNKIGIFARPVKLTDVLKNGDRIEIYRPLLADPKEIRRKRAAQQAARQKGKI; this is translated from the coding sequence ATGGAACAAATAAATATCGAAATCGCTTACGCCTATCCGCATAATCACTATTTGAAATCCTTTACATTAGATGCGGGAACAACCGTGCAGTCCGCCATTTTGCAATCAGGTATTTTAGCCCAATATACGGATATCGATTTACGTAAAAATAAGATCGGTATTTTTGCCCGACCGGTAAAATTAACGGATGTATTGAAAAATGGTGATCGTATCGAAATTTACCGTCCGTTATTGGCGGATCCGAAAGAAATCCGCCGTAAACGCGCCGCTCAGCAGGCAGCCCGGCAAAAGGGAAAAATATAA
- a CDS encoding MIP/aquaporin family protein, which produces MNAYLAEFLGTALLVLMGNGVVANVCLNKTKGNSSGWIVITTAWAFAVYVAVVATGEYSGAHLNPAVTIGVAVKGSFDWAMVPGYIAAQVAGGVLGGFVVYLFYRDHFLATEDAAAKRACFSTEPAIRHYANNLFCEIIGTIVLVSIIFFISSGHVTLPGSDAPAPIGLGSIGALPVAILVWAIGLSLGGTTGYAINPARDLGPRIALAILGKKLNTPADWGYAWVPVVGPMLGGVIAAVAYNMIM; this is translated from the coding sequence ATGAATGCTTATTTAGCCGAGTTTTTGGGTACTGCACTCTTAGTTTTAATGGGTAACGGTGTCGTTGCCAATGTGTGCTTAAACAAAACAAAAGGTAATAGTTCCGGCTGGATTGTAATTACAACCGCATGGGCATTTGCGGTATATGTTGCGGTGGTCGCGACGGGAGAATACAGCGGCGCTCACTTAAATCCGGCGGTAACTATCGGTGTTGCGGTGAAAGGTTCATTTGATTGGGCGATGGTACCCGGTTATATCGCCGCACAAGTTGCAGGCGGTGTGCTGGGTGGTTTTGTCGTCTATTTATTTTATCGCGATCACTTCCTGGCAACAGAAGATGCGGCGGCAAAACGTGCCTGTTTTTCAACGGAACCGGCAATTCGTCACTATGCAAATAACTTGTTCTGTGAAATTATCGGAACTATTGTTTTAGTTTCTATCATTTTCTTTATTTCATCAGGTCATGTCACTTTACCGGGTTCTGACGCACCGGCACCAATCGGTTTAGGTTCAATCGGTGCGTTGCCTGTTGCGATTTTAGTTTGGGCCATCGGTTTAAGTTTAGGCGGTACAACCGGTTATGCCATTAACCCGGCTCGGGATTTGGGTCCGCGTATTGCGTTGGCAATATTAGGTAAAAAACTCAATACACCGGCGGATTGGGGATATGCCTGGGTGCCTGTTGTGGGACCGATGCTGGGTGGTGTTATCGCGGCAGTCGCTTACAATATGATTATGTAA
- a CDS encoding EamA family transporter, which produces MNWLIFAFGSAFFAGLTAIFGKLGVEGINSNLATFIRTVVIFFVIGGIVTARNEWQLPQHIAAKPLTFLILSGIATGLSWLCYYRALQLAPASWVAPIDKLSVVIAIVLGVAVLGEAVSLKLVIGSLLICSGVLVLAL; this is translated from the coding sequence ATGAACTGGCTTATTTTTGCTTTCGGTTCGGCATTTTTTGCCGGTCTCACGGCAATTTTCGGCAAACTAGGAGTTGAAGGCATTAACAGTAATCTCGCCACGTTTATCCGAACCGTCGTAATATTCTTTGTTATTGGCGGTATCGTCACCGCCCGCAACGAATGGCAACTGCCCCAACACATTGCAGCCAAGCCCCTCACTTTTCTGATACTTTCCGGCATTGCCACCGGACTGTCCTGGCTTTGTTATTATCGCGCCTTACAGCTTGCCCCGGCCTCTTGGGTTGCCCCCATCGATAAACTCAGCGTAGTGATTGCTATCGTATTAGGTGTGGCGGTATTGGGAGAAGCCGTCAGTCTGAAATTAGTGATCGGATCATTACTGATTTGTAGCGGCGTACTGGTTCTGGCATTATAA
- the glpK gene encoding glycerol kinase GlpK, which produces MMDKKYIIALDQGTTSSRAVLLDHDANIVEIAQREFTQIYPQAGWVEHNPMEIWATQSSTLNEVVAKAGITSDQIAAIGITNQRETTIVWEKETGTPVYNAIVWQCRRTSDITDKLKAEGYEDYIRQTTGLVVDPYFSGTKVKWILDNVEGAREKAERGELLFGTVDTWLVWKLTQGRVHVTDYTNASRTMLFNIHTKQWDDKMLEILDIPRSMLPEVKNSSEIYGQTNIGGKGGVRIPVAGIAGDQQAALYGHLCVTAGQAKNTYGTGCFMLLHTGNKAITSKNGLLTTIACNAKGEPEYALEGSVFIAGASIQWLRDELKIVHDSYDSEYFATKVPSTNGVYVVPAFTGLGAPYWDPYARGAILGLSRGANRNHIVRATLESIAYQTRDVLEAMQSDSGEKLKYLRVDGGATANNFLMQFQADILDVNVERPVVKEVTALGAAYLAGLAVGFWKDLNELQDKARVERTFTPDNDNEKRERRYKGWKKAVRRALEWAKEDAE; this is translated from the coding sequence ATTATGGACAAAAAATACATTATTGCATTAGACCAAGGAACAACCAGCTCCCGTGCCGTTTTACTCGATCACGATGCAAACATTGTGGAGATAGCCCAACGGGAATTCACACAAATTTATCCGCAAGCCGGTTGGGTTGAACATAATCCGATGGAAATTTGGGCGACGCAAAGTTCAACCTTAAACGAAGTCGTTGCAAAAGCAGGTATTACTTCCGATCAAATTGCGGCTATCGGTATTACTAATCAACGGGAAACCACTATTGTGTGGGAAAAAGAAACCGGTACGCCTGTTTACAATGCTATCGTATGGCAATGTCGCCGTACTTCCGATATTACGGATAAATTAAAAGCGGAGGGTTATGAAGATTACATCCGCCAAACCACAGGTTTAGTGGTTGATCCGTATTTCTCAGGTACTAAGGTTAAATGGATTTTGGATAATGTGGAAGGCGCGCGTGAAAAAGCGGAACGCGGCGAACTATTATTCGGTACCGTGGATACATGGCTGGTATGGAAGCTCACGCAGGGACGCGTACACGTGACCGACTATACCAATGCTTCCCGTACCATGTTATTCAACATTCATACCAAACAATGGGATGACAAAATGTTGGAAATTTTAGATATTCCTCGTTCAATGTTGCCGGAAGTGAAAAATTCATCTGAAATTTACGGCCAAACCAACATCGGTGGTAAAGGCGGGGTACGTATTCCTGTAGCCGGTATCGCAGGCGACCAACAAGCGGCGCTTTACGGACATTTATGCGTCACCGCCGGTCAGGCGAAAAATACTTATGGTACGGGTTGCTTTATGTTACTCCACACCGGTAACAAAGCGATTACATCTAAAAACGGATTGTTGACCACCATCGCCTGTAACGCTAAAGGCGAACCGGAATATGCGCTCGAAGGTTCCGTATTTATCGCCGGTGCGTCAATTCAATGGTTACGTGACGAACTCAAAATCGTTCACGACAGTTACGACAGTGAATATTTTGCCACCAAAGTACCAAGCACTAACGGCGTTTATGTCGTTCCCGCCTTCACCGGTTTAGGTGCGCCATATTGGGATCCTTATGCCCGAGGAGCGATCTTAGGGTTATCCCGCGGAGCCAACCGCAACCACATCGTACGTGCCACTTTGGAATCTATCGCATACCAAACCCGCGACGTATTAGAAGCGATGCAATCAGATTCCGGTGAAAAATTAAAATATCTCCGTGTAGACGGCGGTGCAACGGCTAACAACTTCTTAATGCAATTTCAAGCGGATATTTTGGATGTAAATGTAGAACGTCCTGTCGTAAAAGAAGTAACCGCATTAGGCGCAGCTTATCTTGCCGGTCTTGCCGTAGGTTTCTGGAAAGACTTAAATGAATTACAGGATAAAGCACGCGTAGAACGGACTTTCACGCCGGATAACGACAATGAAAAACGCGAACGCCGTTATAAAGGTTGGAAAAAAGCGGTTCGCCGCGCGCTTGAATGGGCGAAGGAAGACGCTGAATAA
- the ftnA gene encoding non-heme ferritin, translating into MLNQAITAKLNEQINLEFYSSNIYLQMSAWCEQKGYTGAAAFLLRHADEEMEHMQKLFGYVSETGGLPLLGKIDAPRAEYGSLKEVFEVTMEHEKLVTSKINELVEVTFAHKDYSTFNFLQWYVAEQHEEEKLFGSILDKFNIMGEDGHSLYFIDNDLAKL; encoded by the coding sequence ATGTTAAACCAAGCAATTACCGCTAAATTGAACGAACAAATCAATTTAGAATTTTATTCATCCAACATCTATTTACAAATGAGCGCATGGTGCGAGCAAAAAGGTTATACCGGCGCAGCGGCATTCCTGCTTCGCCACGCCGATGAAGAAATGGAACACATGCAAAAATTATTCGGTTATGTGAGCGAAACCGGCGGTTTACCGCTTTTAGGCAAAATCGACGCACCTCGTGCCGAATACGGTTCGTTAAAAGAAGTCTTCGAAGTTACAATGGAACACGAAAAACTGGTGACATCCAAAATCAACGAATTGGTAGAAGTAACATTCGCCCATAAAGACTACTCAACTTTCAACTTCCTGCAATGGTATGTGGCGGAACAGCATGAAGAGGAAAAATTATTCGGCAGTATTCTGGACAAATTTAACATCATGGGTGAAGACGGCCACTCTTTATATTTTATCGATAACGATTTAGCAAAATTATAA